ctctctccctcttccaacACCATCCCCCATCTCATTCTGGATATCAAAAGATGTCAAAAAATAAACTCACTGAGTTGCCTTAACTTCAAtaatgccccccccacacacacacacacacacacacacatacacacaccttcatgTGGATTTGTATGTAGGTGAAGTCTTTAGAGAAAGAAATAACTTTTCTGTGCATAAAGAGGACAAGGATCAATTCAATTCAGAGGTCAAGTGGTCAGCAGCCCTAAATGAGAGCCTGAGTTGATATTGCTCAAGTCAGCGTGCTCTGTCCCTCAAGACATCCCTTTGATGGGCCGGATGAATGGTGCTTGTGTGGCTCCTTCTGTGACAACTTCCAACAGGGCAGCCCACCCCTCTTGCCCCTCTTCCCCAACCCCCCTCCATCTCTAGATCTCTGTAgttgccccctcccccctctttttTATGAACCCTCTCTAAATTTCACCATTGACTAGAGCGAGGGCAATGGGGCTTTTTGAGAACGAGgaggtgtgggggaggggtgttgACGTTGTGTTGTGTCACTTAAAGAAAAAGGAATCCTTGAGTTTGGGAAAGCGAGctcaagagaaagaaaaaaaaaagaaaaaattaggcttccaccaccaccaccagagctGGATCTGGAGCTGGGTTGAATGGCAGAAAACAAGCAACCTAAAACTGTCGTCCTCTTCCTCCCAAacactttagtgtgtgtgtgtgtgtgtgtgtgtgtgtgtgtgtgtgtgtgtgtgtgtgtgtgttctgtctgaTAGGAATGGGGTTGGGTTGGGGATAGGGAGCGAGGGAgcgaggaagggagggagggggttatcctctgttctctgttccTCTTGTTCTTCCTCTCCCACTTGCTCTCTTTTAATGTCTCCCCCCTGATTTGGAGATGGCTCCCATCTCCCAGGATGCATTGGGCTCCAGGCAGCAGGAGCTCGGTGCGGCAAGCGAGACTCTTGCCAGCAGCCTcgctctttcttctctccccttCATCGTCTCTACAAAGAGATGGGAGGAACACACGCGCTGAggggggggaggtggaggggggaaaaaaatcaagAAAGCGAGTCCgccaaacaacaacagaaaaaagCCACAGTACATATAGTTGAAGGAATAATGTGACTACTGTACTTTAGAGGTGCCGCGGATGCAGTAGGGAAATAAATTACCACTTTCCCTTCAGATCTCTGCAGTATTTGACTCCCATATTTCCCCCCTTCTTCTCTCTACTGCTCATCTCTCaatcttcttcctcctctctctttctctctctctctctctctctctctctctctctctctctctctctcttttcttcttcttcttctgtctctcttcttctttttcttcttttaattTTGTCCCCGTCCTGCCTTTCCATCGCCTTCTTTTCCCCCCATCTATCTGGCTTTTATTCCAAGATTTAAAAGCCCCTGTCCCTCCCAcccctggtgtgtgtttgatgtttgaCAAGGGCCCTTTGAAGCTGGCTGACTTCAGAGTGGGACGCTGATGGCACCATCAGCTGCCGGCGGAGGGGAGCGAAGCgggagaggcaggcaggcagagcgCCTCTGAGCGAGACCAACTGCTCTCGCTGACGGCAGCCGATGCCAGGGGCCATGGGCttgggaagaagagaggaggaagagtgtgtgagggaggtgtGGCATGGAGTGGAGGAGTGTGGGTGAAGAAGTGTGGGTTCAACGGAAAGAGATCATGCTAGGTAGAGCAGGGAGATGAGCTTTTTGGCTGAGCGCTAAGTCGCTAACGTGGTAGCGGCTAACGCTGCGCTAGCCGCGTAGCCCCCTTTTATCTTGCCTCAGAAGCTGGTGAAAAATGCTACCCCAGATCCCTAACCCCTGGTGCTTGTCCCCTGGCACTTGTAGAGGACGCACCGGCTGCCGAGGGAGATGACGCCCGTGGAGCCGTCGGCCTTCGCCGCTCAGCTCATCACCCGTCTGGAGAAGCTCAAGAAGGAGCAGGAGACCCTGAGCTCCCTGGAGGAGCGACTGCAGCAGATCCAAGAGGTGAGTCCCACCACCaaaccctctacacacacacacacacagtgatcttTGATCTCTGAGCTTTGACCTCTCCTTGACCCCATTTGGTGTCTTTGACTCCCCGGGCCCCTTGTTCTTGATATCAATGCTTTTGCTGCTAAAATGCCCCTGTTTTTGCCATAAAGTTAGTCACAGCAGTGCGAGGAGTTCAGAACAAAAGTTTAGATTAACTTTTTCTGTCTTTGAGGGAGCTGAGAGGGACTTGTTAATGTTGATGCACTGTTGTCTGACTGATAGACTGGATTGAGTGCTGGCAGCCACAGGACAACTTCTCGTCGGTCTCTAGGAGCCCCAAACTTACGTTTCCCGACATACTTAGAATTCTTCAAATAGCTAGAGCTTAGCAAAACTCCAGTGGCCACTTGCTTGCTGTGTGGGTGACAGAgaagtctgtgtctgtctgtgtgtgtgtgtgtgtgtagagatcaGACATGTGCACTGTGCAGTAACGGATTGAAGTCGGCCTTTTTTAACTGTCGTCTGAAACTTAacttttctgtgtttttctctctctctctgtgtgtgtgtgtgtgtgtgtgtgtaggaggaggagagggacgaGAGCGAGGTGCCCGGCAGCAGCGTTGCGGTCCACCACCCTCCCCACGCCTTGGGCCTGCTGCCCTCGGGCTCCTGCGAGGAGGACCCGCAGGCCATCCTGGACGAGCACCTCTCCCGCGTCCTCAAGACGCCCGGCTGCCAGTCGCCCGGCGTGCCCGTCCGCTACTCGCCGCGGTCCCGCTCGCCTGACCACTGCACCtcagccgccgccgccgccggcCTCATCCTGGGCGCGGGCAGCCCCTCGTCGTTCGGCGTGGCGCCTGCCGCGGGCAAGGGTCCCCTGGGCCACCGTCAGGGCACCAAGCACATCCACCACCACtacatccaccaccaccacgccgCCTCGCCCAAGACCAAGGAGCAGATCGAGGCGGAGGCGGCGCAGCGCgtggcccagtgcctgtgtCCACCCACCGCCGCAACCACCGCCGACTACGCCCACCAGCGCTGCCACAGCCCGGCCGAGTTCAACGCTGGGTGAGTGCCCTCTCCGCTGCCCTCTCTCCGGTTACCACTGTCttagaaaagtgtgtgtgtgtgtgtgtgtgtgtgtgagaagagacgTTGAGCACTCTGCCTGATATTCTCATCATGTTTCTGTGAATGTGTTATTTCTGTCTGCGTCATGCATTTTTGATAAAAGCGGAATATTCTCTTTGTCCTGACCACATCTGTGGTGGCCGCTCTTGATGTGGGAGGCCGAAGGGTCGGAGGGTTTTGGAAACCGTGAGGGAATGCTCGTAGTAATCATGGGCTTTCTTGTCTGGTGTTGACCACAGGCGTTCTAGCACTTTGTCCAAGAGACCCAGCAAGGCCAGCGACGGCGTGAGCGCCAGTCTGTCCGGGGGAGAGGGCAGCATCTCCCCTCAGCTGCCCTCGGACGGAACCGACCGCTCGCAGAACGTGTGGCAGTGGATACTGGAGAGCGAGAGGCAGAACCGGCACAAACCGCACAGGTGAGTGAGGACGACACCCACGGAACAAGGGACACAGTCCATTAGCTCTTTCAGTAGAACGCAGTTCCATTTCATACTTTAGCACTCAGGTCACTACAGGTCACTATTTAAGCGAGCTGTTATGTTCTccattggatgtgtgtgtgatgcctaaTGCCTCGGGCTTCTCTCCACAGCACTCAAGGCCTGAAGAAGTCCCACACCCCCGAGGCCTCGTCCAAAACCCTCCCCAGTCGGACGCCATCCTGGGGAGGCGGCGGCATCGTCGGCGGTGGTGGCAGCCACTCCCGCAACCACCACCCAGGGCACCCCTTCATCCAGGACCCAGCCATGCCCCCTCTACCCCCGCCCAACACCCTGGCCCAGCTGGAGGAGGCCTGTCGGCGCCTGGAGGAGGTCTCCAAACCCCCCAAACAGAGGTACCGGAAcagctccccctctctcttgggCTCTATTGCATTTATTATTCAACAGCACTTTTGTTTTTCAGAGCCCATTAGACAGTACTGGTAGATGTCAGTGTATGTTTTAATGGAGATCTGCAGTTAAGCTAGCTGCTAAGATGTCAGTGTATGTTTTAATGAAGATGTGCAGTTAAGCTAGCTGCTAAGATGTCAGTGTATGTTTTAATGAAGATGTGCAGTTAAGCTAGCTGCTAAGATGTCAGTGTATGTTTTAATGGAGATCTGCAGTTAAGCTACCTGCACTTGTTTAGCGTCGCATGATCAGCCGTCTGATGGGTTGTTGTTGAATGTCTTTCCTCAGCAGGCATTCAGTATCCAGCCTTCAAAGGGACAGGAGCCATCCGCAACCCTTCATGAATGGGAACTCAGCTCCAGCCAACCCCAGCCTTCAGACAGACGAGTATGTGTCtttgtcctccttttcttcCAACCTTCCTTCTTTATTTTATTCATCCTCTTTTTCTTAATCTTTCGCCCACAATTCTACAGGAGTGTTCTTTTATTCTTGTACTCTGCCATCAAGACTGTCACGTTACTCCTTCTGGTGCCTTGAGACATGTGCCTCCCAAGCACAcatactatagactatactatAGTCTGAGATACAGTAGTATACTAGAAGTGTAGTAGTATACTATAGTCTGAGATACAGACAAGTGCAATTgggctctttttctctcttggcTCTCGTAGTGTTTGCAGCCTTCTTATTTTACCTGCCTGGTTGTCGGCGTGGCTTCGTTTGAAGCTCGTCCGGCGCCATCTGACAGCTCCGCTCTGTTTTTAGCATTTAATTGGCTGACCTGCACCGTGCCAACAGGCTGTGGTGCTAGCTAGCCTTTGTCTGAGACAGCCTTAAGAAAGCCGTAGGAGTCGATGAACACAGAGTGAGTTTATTTGCCCTGAGGTGAACCCTGCAGCCTGTCCATTGCTGATGACCTCATTTTCCTGTGCCCAGGTGGAAAGAGCCAAAGAAGCCATGCGGCGGACACAACGGGGCTCCAGCAGCGCTGACGCCATCGTTGTTCTCGTCGTCGTCCTCGTACTCGTCGTCGTCGCCGGGCTCAGAGCTGGTGGTCACGTACTTCTTCTGCGGGGAGGAGATCCCGTATCGGCGCATGATGAAGACGCACAGCCTGACCCTTGGCCACTTCAAAGAGCAGCTGCGCAAGAAGGGCAGCTACAGGTGAGCGCTTCCTCCAGCTAACACGCACCACACGCCCCGCGACTGGCAGGGATGCCTCTTCATGAGCATTTAGGAGGAGAAATTCTGTCCTTTTTTTTTGGAGTTTGAAAAAGAACTGAGATTGTTCATAAAAGTTTAAGGTCTTTTCCAAGGAGCTAGCCAGAGCACATGGCCACTGTTTTTCAACTACCTGATGTGTTAGGAGACACTAAAgaccatatatgtgtgtgtgtgtgtgtgtgtgtgtgagtgtgtgtggtgaggaatgactgagagagagcgagaacgtCGTCACTGCACTCCTACGAGGCGGAGATGAGAGGGGGTTGGGGGCAGTGCGCGGGGGCAGGGGTGGGGGCAGCGGGTCCATTTCAAGGCCAAGTGTCTCGGTCACATCTGCTGGTGATTTCCATGTGAAGGCTCACTCAGTAAGCGTGGCTTTGAAGCCCAGGCCCTTTTCTCCTccgcacaaagacacacaccgCTCAGGCAGGGCACACAAACATTCCTCCCAGGATTACCGTGGGGCCGCCGTCAAGGGCATCGCTTTCCCCTCTCCTCAATACACAGGCGAAAgcaaaaacatttaaattattattattattattactattattattattattatttttaccagTAGCGTTCTGAACAAGTTAGACAGTGAATTGTTTGTGAGTGGAGCGTTCCCACAGATCACTTagccccccacctccccagaGTTGAGCCTTAACAGGAAATGTTTCATGTGCCTTTTAACTctgatcactgtgtgtgtctgggtggggtgggtgttgagggggggtgggggggtgtcaCATTCTCAGTGGGCAGTCAACCAAGAGCAGGGCCTCCCATTCTCTAGCCGCTGTTGATCTCAGACTCCGAGTCAGATatacctgcctgcctgcctgcctctgggttagggttagggttagcttTTTCCCTGTGGCTGCAGGGCACGTTTCCAAACACCACATGACGGGCTCGGTTTCCATGTCCAAGTCTCTAGGTCACCGCGCACGTATATCGATTGAGTTTTCACCGTAAACTTCTCAATGAAAAGGAGCGCTGGGGGACTGGAAGCCAACGGGCCCGGCTGGCTCTGAATGTGTGGAATTGCTTAATTTCAACATGGCAGCCGTTCAACAGAGAACAGTACAGGCTAGGACTGCCAGGCAGGGTTGGTGCCAGATGTTGCAAAGAGAAAAATCTTGCCACATAAAACATGTTCCACTGGAAagacacatctctctctctctctctctctctctctctctctttcactctctctttccctcttttttttcattctctcttgctcactcattcactctctcactctcattctctttctctgtctgtgtctctggctatctatctttctaccagtctcttcctttctctcaccTAACTCATTGCCTGAAGGAACTCCCTTTCCTAAGAAAATGATAGAGTCCCTTTTCTGAGAAATAGGTAAATCTCATTCAGGGCTTTGACTCGGCCCACAGTAGATCTATAAGGGTGATCTGTAAGGGGCCCATTGGTTCGCTCACACATGCTGAAATGGAATGGGTactgtcaccccccccccccccccctccagtaAAAGCCATGATCTCAGTCTTGCATCTTGGACCCCTACCTCCACCAGCCTCCCCATTTGTGTTTAATTAATATTAACAaaggcccagagagagagagagagggggaaagagagagactctttaaaaaaacacaaaggggggaaaaacattaaaaaacacatttttaacacACATTGTTTGTATGACTTTCTCAGCTTTGCTCATAAAAAGCGCTTCAGGAATGCCAGGGCCCAGCCACACATGGAGGGGAAAGGAGGCATTTTTCCATTACAAAGCCAATCATTAAACCACCCCTGCTGCTCTTCCCTCTGTTGAAAGAGAGGAGCTGGAATCATTAGGAAGCAGGCAGACCCCCAAAAAAATGAACCCatggctctttctctctctctctctctctctctctctctctctctctctctcacccctcctccttcactctcttcttcctctccaaTCTCTTTCTTCTTGTCTTGTGGAGGTATAGCTATGTGACCCAGATGACCCTCGGGATACCTCCTCCCCTCGTCAGAGTAGTAGCCCCTCACCCCCCTACTGGGCAGAGCTCCCCGACAGCTCTGCCTTGTCTCCCcttttgcacacacaaaaaaagaatagATGGGAGTTGGGAATGCTCTTGCGTACCGCGGTTCCTGTCCAAAGGGCTCACACTAAAGAGGTattagacagacacagagagtgtgtgtgtgtgtgtttgtgttttcaggCAGACTCTGAGGCACCTGAAATTTCAGTCCATCTGACAGACAGCCGCTGGTTTTGACAGCAGGCACAATTAGGGCCcagagcagtgcagtgcagtgcagtgcaggcaGAGTGTTAAGTGGTGCCCTGAGACAGCACTTAATTAGCCCTTCAACTNNNNNNNNNNNNNNNNNNNNNNNNNNNNNNNNNNNNNNNNNNNNNNNNNNNNNNNNNNNNNNNNNNNNNNNNNNNNNNNNNNNNNNNNNNNNNNNNNNNNNNNNNNNNNNNNNNNNNNNNNNNNNNNNNNNNNNNNNNNNNNNNNNNNNNNNNNNNNNNNNNNNNNNNNNNNNNNNNNNNNNNNNNNNNNNNNNNNNNNNNNNNNNNNNNNNNNNNNNNNNNNNNNNNNNNNNNNNNNNNNNNNNNNNNNNNNNNNNNNNNNNNNNNNNNNNNNNNNNNNNNNNNNNNNNNNNNNNNNNNNNNNNNNNNNNNNNNNNNNNNNNNNNNNNNNNNNNNNNNNNNNNNNNNNNNNNNNNNNNNNNNNNNNNNNNNNNNNNNNNNNNNNNNNNNNNNNNNNNNNNNNNNNNNNNNNNNNNNNNNNNNNNNNNNNNNNNNNNNNNNNNNNNNNNNNNNNNNNNNNNNNNNNNNNNNNNNNNNNNNNNNNNNNNNNNNNNNNNNNNCACACCAGCCTCTTCTCAACGCCATAAAGATGAGAGCCACTGAAGAGTTGGCTCAGTCTCTAAATTGTAAAGGTCACCAGAGAATACTCGTTAGATAGGAATAACTTCCAAGAAAACGATCCAATTTGCAGCCTAAATTCATGAGCTCATGGAAGCTTTATTAAGTCAACTGTCGTAGACTTGCTGGATTATGGGGCCAGTGTGAGAAAACTACACGTGTCTGTTTCTGCACTTCACAAGAGCCTTAGCCATCATGCAAGCATCTCCGGCCATCCATGACAcggattattatttttttcggtgttatttgttttcattttgatgtTCAATCTTTGTGGTGGAATCAAAACCATTCAACTCAGAAAATATACtgaccccaaccctaacccaaaccctaaccctaggtCATCTATGAGTGTAgtgggctatatacattttggTCACTAGTCTTTTTAAAGAAAGCCACATCAGACAGTTGACCTGGTTTAGTTGTTGAATGAAAGAAATGACTGACTAAATTGAGTTTGTCACCACCAAGTAGTTATGTTGTGCAAGGTTTGACCACATGATGGCGTAGTTTTCACAGAACAACACATATTTCCAGCCTACTATAGCAACATCAATTTGGTAACTTTGAGATGTCCTTTATCCTGGTAAAATATAGCACAGGCATAATtataaatcatattaataaGATGTAtcattaatataaaaacaattcaTGTTTCTGCATTTAAAAGCAAATCTAGCAAAACAGTGATATCCATAAATGAACCATTACACAGCAGGGCGCAAGCGCACAGTCTTCATTTCAAATGTTTTAGCAGAATGGTAATCATTCAATCATTGCAATATTTACTGCAAACAAAGTTCAGACTCCATATTTTATGGTTCATCAGTGAGGAGCGTACAGCTACAGGCCCTGACAAGTTTTTCGCCCCAAAATTCATTTGAGCCCTTCACCTAGTTCTGAGTGGCTGTCTGACAACAAGCATTAATCCACATCAGTAATGTGTTTCTGCCGTGTACTGTTAGGCAGCTACAGTACCTGTTTGTTTACTGTGTTTTCTTGTCTTCATGGAGTCTGTCAGATGTCTTGTTTTTGCCTCGGCTGCCTGACACATGGGGGTTGATGTATGGTGTGTCTAAATATAACAGGTGAGCTCGTGCAGAACTGCGTTGAAGTGACGACGTGGGAGCTTCATAGAGCTTCTTTGTGTTCAGCCTACACAGGagcacatgcagagagagagacacagagagagagggagagagagaaagagggaaggaaaTAGCGGTACACACACTGAGGcttgcgtgtacacacacagacacacacacacacacacacagacacagacaagagGGAAAGAAGTAGTGATGGCCACAGCGGGAAATACAGACAAAAGTGCACACATTCATAGtgcatctctctcacactcacctaTTAGACACGTCTCTTTTTTAGTCATTGACATTAGAAGTAGGGAGAGAGTCATGAAAGTAAAGCTAACTATTGTATTTCTGTTACAAGCTGAGTAATGAGACGTTCGTATCCAGCAGAATTGGAGATGGTAGCAGTGAAAAAACGTATTAGCCTACGATCGGCTTTGAGCACAATGAGCTATATGACGTGGGAGTTAAACTGTATCACCATATTCACTTATGGACCTAAACTGGATCGTGTCCCGATTTTTCTGTTTAGCTGTGTCTTTTAAATTGCAGTAGTTTGAAaaattagcatgttagctatcaTTAACCTTGTTATGGCAGTAAAAACTCCCTCAACTGCTTTTTACTGTGAGTGGTTTTTCAAATCAAAAAAGCGCCCCGGCCAACCTTTCTTGTAAAAAAGAAGCCTAGtctgaagtagcctacttgtTCTCCAAAAATGTCCTATAGGTTAACAACAAATCCAGTTAATGTTTTTGTTGACAGTGACAGGAGCAGGTAAAGCTCAAGCTTTCTTTTCTTGCTCTTTTTCTGACAGGAAACAGGAACAATGGAGGATAACTACAGTATGCACAGAAGGCATTGTTGTTCACTAGGCCTACCTAGCTCTTGTGGTTACCTCACAAAAACACTACTGAAACCTTGAACAGGAAGAGGGCGGGGATGATGCAGTACCTcagtgcatttgtgtgcgtgtgcgtgtgtgtgtgtgtgtgtgtgcgtgagaacaagaccatgttggtgtgtgttcataGCATCTCAGGCTTTGCATTGTAGAGAGACGTGCTCTTATCGCCTTGTCGTGACATTCACGTATCTACCTTGGGGAACATTTCTGAAGCACACTTCTCATGGTTTCACCACTTTCCTCCTCTGTTAGAACAGTGAATGGAGTCTTCTAGAGAAGGATAGTTTTGGAatctgtttttgtctgtttttttttcttgaacaTTGGATGTTGGAGAGCCACCATGCCTGTGATCCTAGGGGAGGTCAGCATTCTCACCACCCCACTTTCGGGGGTCCGCATCTGGGCTCTTGTCTCGGGATGTGTCACCTTCAGCCTGGTGGCCTCCATGGTAGAGCCCACCACCGTCCAGCACTCCGAGCTCTTCCGCACCTTCTGCATGTCCACCTGGTGCCTCTTCTTCACCCTCagcctcctcatcctcatcatcacctACATCCAGTTCCACAGCCTGCTGCCGCTTTCCTGGAAGAACCTGACGGTGACCGTGGCCGCCATGGCCGCGCTCATGGTCTTCACTGCCACGCTGGCGTACCCTTGCCTGGCGCTGAGTGAGAACGCAACCAAGGAGTCTGTCATAGCCACCATCTTCTCAGGCCTGACCTTCCTGGCCTACGCCACAGAGACCCACCTCATCCGCCGGGAACAGAAGGGCTACATGGCCACGGTACCCGGACTGCTCAAAGTGCTCCAGGTCTTCGGAGGCTGCGTGGGTCTGCTGCTGATCGCGGATCAGGTGTCTCACAGGAGCACTGGGTGGGAGGTGGCGATCCCCGGGATGGCGTACGGCCTCTGTCTCTCAGCCTCTTTGGGCACAGTGGTGGTCATGGTGGGAGACTGCGCTGGGCGGTGCCCGCTGCCGTTCGACCGTGTCCTGGCCGGCTTGAGTTCACTGGGAGTCCTGCTCTACATGGTGGCGGCGGTCGTGAGCTCCACCAAAGTGCTGAACTTGTACAGACCGAACCCATCTGAGGGGAAACTCATCATCGTCTCGGAGATGGCCTTTGCCTGCATCACCTTAGTCAGTTACACCGTCGATCTGGCCTTCTCCGTCAAACTCTTGTGTGACAGAATCTGAGCTTATGTTTGGGAtactgtgtatttatttatgtgagTTTATTTAAAGGAACCTGCTGTGattaactgacatgaaataTGTGAAACTGACTCTAAATTAGTCAACTGTCCAAACCTGAGAAATGTATCCTCCAAATAAGctcaaaaaacaaatgaaatgttGTTAATGTGTCATTGAAGATGACATTGGTGTGAATTGGGTAATTGTATTTTTCCAATCCAAAATATTCCGCAGATTACCCATAAACCCAGCAACAAAATTATTAGCAGTTGAATAATTGTTGAACAGCCTAGTGATTGCTTACTCCTGAAAATGTGTATGCCACTTcaattttatataaatcataCAATGCTTTACAGTATAAGAAATCTCCTTTAAAGACCACATGCtctaattgttttgttttttttacaatgcACAGTATATGTCAGAATTTTGAATGTAACACACATTGTTATTTGATGTGGGATTTGATGTGTTGACaaaagtcaagtcactttatttGAAAAGAGCATTTTTAAAACCACAGTGTTCACCCAAAGTGCTTCACCGTTGATCACAGCTGAAAAAGTGGACTACAATTTCATTCAGTGTGGTCTAGGTTCACACCCTGCCTATATCTCTGGCTGGCTTGGAGTCAGCTAGGCCTATAGAGGTCTGtatttgctgtttgtttgtgttataAAGCTGATTATGATTTATGAAGGCGATGAAAACATGCTTCTTTTTGTACGTTGGAGAGTTATG
This window of the Alosa alosa isolate M-15738 ecotype Scorff River chromosome 7, AALO_Geno_1.1, whole genome shotgun sequence genome carries:
- the LOC125298432 gene encoding axin-2-like (The sequence of the model RefSeq protein was modified relative to this genomic sequence to represent the inferred CDS: added 127 bases not found in genome assembly); translated protein: MSRALTDPIGSSFREDAPRPPVPGEEGEASCHTPSKYAKMRPQNKAKLIAASSSSSTPRRNEDGLGEPEGSASPDSPLARWTKSLHFLLGDQDGAHLFRTFLEREQCVDTLDFWFACNGFRQMDLKDSKTVRVAKAIYKRYIENNSIVAKQMKPATKAYIRDSIKKQQIDSAMFDQAQTEIQSTMEENAYQMFLTSDIYLEYVRTGCENAAYVNHGNLGSLKLMCGYLPPLIEDKEWNCNDLKVKALATVVGLSEKTLRATVSIRTTDVLEHACRSQRRGEPASPYFVNSGHVFVPATSANDSEISSDAMTDDSMSMTDSSVDGIPPYKLGSKKQLQREMHRSVKINGQVSLPHFPRTHRLPREMTPVEPSAFAAQLITRLEKLKKEQETLSSLEERLQQIQEEEERDESEVPGSSVAVHHPPHALGLLPSGSCEEDPQAILDEHLSRVLKTPGCQSPGVPVRYSPRSRSPDHCTSAAAAAGLILGAGSPSSFGVAPAAGKGPLGHRQGTKHIHHHYIHHHHAASPKTKEQIEAEAAQRVAQCLCPPTAATTADYAHQRCHSPAEFNAGRSSTLSKRPSKASDGVSASLSGGEGSISPQLPSDGTDRSQNVWQWILESERQNRHKPHSTQGLKKSHTPEASSKTLPSRTPSWGGGGIVGGGGSHSRNHHPGHPFIQDPAMPPLPPPNTLAQLEEACRRLEEVSKPPKQSRHSVSSLQRDRSHPQPFMNGNSAPANPSLQTDEWKEPKKPCGGHNGAPAALTPSLFSSSSSYSSSSPGSELVVTYFFCGEEIPYRRMMKTHSLTLGHFKEQLRKKGSYRYYFKKASDEFECGAVFEEVWDDCTVLPMYEGKVLGKVERMD
- the LOC125298434 gene encoding myeloid-associated differentiation marker homolog, with the protein product MPVILGEVSILTTPLSGVRIWALVSGCVTFSLVASMVEPTTVQHSELFRTFCMSTWCLFFTLSLLILIITYIQFHSLLPLSWKNLTVTVAAMAALMVFTATLAYPCLALSENATKESVIATIFSGLTFLAYATETHLIRREQKGYMATVPGLLKVLQVFGGCVGLLLIADQVSHRSTGWEVAIPGMAYGLCLSASLGTVVVMVGDCAGRCPLPFDRVLAGLSSLGVLLYMVAAVVSSTKVLNLYRPNPSEGKLIIVSEMAFACITLVSYTVDLAFSVKLLCDRI